aaataaacggcttagtcatatgaattttttacaggaagaaacatggttcatagtaagaagaggtcagtgcagtcgagttttgaaacaggggaaacttgaactaataaactgtactaattggccaagtcaaaaatctaaaaaaaaaattagtagatagatatatgagtctagtttcaggaaaaatttacggagcttaatttcgagttttgaaactcgagaaatgaatttttaagtaaccatgacgcagaaaaataatttattccgaaaattaaaataagtggtttagagttgtttaaaaggtaagataagtttagtaacacctcaagcttgactccggtgacggtttcgggcgtgggggtgttacaccaattaaccatttttaatgcaaacccattctagccaaatattcatggcattcaatacagcccatttttgcaataatttcacaacaggcacttatatttttactatttcaacagtTTAGtctctaataaaaattttattaaaaatcacttaataaaatacttttaaataaaaattaatatctaaaATTCATCATTTgacataaaaaatcacaagattcatcaatgacaacattcaaaatctttaacagtttcaaaatcgaaagTACAAACTAACTAGATCTAGttacaacgatttcaaaaatataaaaattacaagaaatagaaTCGATTATACTCACATGTAAAGGAATAAAGCCAAAACAGAAACCTCCCCCATAGCTATGGTGTTCGgtggaagaagaaaatgaaataaaaatgtttcaatttcactttaatttatgttaatttccttttaattacaaaattgccattgaatctatattattttatcatttctattcaAGTTGCCGTCCAACCCTATTAATTAATGCTAAATTACCACATAGGTCTTTCATCATTTAgttaataagctatttaatcatctaaatgtaataattactaagttttgcatcttttacaatttaatcatttttctttaattaattatcaaaatgttaaaatttttcaatgaaactttaatatcaccttaatgacatttcataaatatttataaaaatatttacagctcagtttatagaaacgaggtcccaatacctcattttcttgaaccacttgaccttaaggtcttagcacttgaacttaataaatcgcttataaaataaaaatcactatatcaaaaacctttccaagtcacaattaactcgtaaatattaaatataatatttacgaacttactcatttGATTTGGTggccctaaaaccactattttcgactccactcaaaaacgggttgttacacaaagtttagataaaaaaatgtaACTGTTTATGAATCAAGACTTCAATTGATGTTGTTCGATGGTTAAATTTGCAAGGATGTGCTTTTAAAGGTCATAATGAAATATCTAATTCAAGAAATCGAGGTAATTTTCTTGAATTGATTACATTGTTAGCTCCCTATAATGATAAAGTTTCAAAAGTTGTTTTGGACAATACTCCAAAAACTGCTAAATATACTTCTCATATGATCCAAAAGGAGATTTTACATATCTTGCAAATAAAGTGCGTCATAAGATTCATGAAGACATTGGAGATTCTAAATTTTGTATCATTATTGATGAGGCATGTGATGAATCTAAAATGGAGCAAATAGTTATTGTTTTGAGATATGTTGATGAGAAATGACTTATAAAAGAGCGCTTCTTTGATCTTGTACATGTCCAAGATACTGCAACAATAACTTTGAAAGATTAAATATGTGTTGTTCTTTCTCGTCATTGTCTTAATGTTCAAAATATCTGAGGTTAAGGATATGATGGTGCTAGCAGCATGTAGGGTGAATGCAACGGTTTGCAAGCATTGTTTTTAAATGATTGTCCTTATGCATATTATGTTCATTGCTTGGCTTATCGACTCCAGGTAGCATTAATTGTTACTTCTCAAGAGGTAATTCCTATTCATAATTTTTTCTCTGATTTGAACTTCATTATTAATATAACTAGTGCCTCTTGCAAATGCCATGATCAATTACAAGCTGCCTAAGCAATTGAAATTGCAAATATGTTGGTAATTGATGAACTTGAAACTATTAAAGGACTTAACCAATTTGACACTATGAAACGAGCTAGAGAAACCCGTTGGAGCTCTCATTTTAGTTCTGTTTGTAGCTTGATAAGGATGTTTGATGCTACTTATTATGTTCTAGAAAATATTATTGAAAGTAGCTCTAATTGTTCTATCAGCAGGGTCGGGGATGCAGCTGTAGCATATAAGAAGATTacatattttgattttatttttatcttacaTCTAGCAAAAGAGATAATGGGTATTACAGATATTCTTTGTCAACATCTATAACAAAAATCCCAAGATATTAGTCTTAAGCACTAAAACTTTTATACAAAAGTTGagagaagatggttgagacaatTTGTTGGAAGTTGTGAAAGCATTTTGTGAAAAACAcaatattgaggttcttgatatGGATTCTCCATATGTGGTAAAACGTGGTTGTCACCAACATGTTGATTTCAATATGGAGCACCATTATCGAGTTGAGATATTCGATGTTGCTATAGATTCTCAATTTATTGAGCTAAATAGTAGATTTAATGAATGGACAATTGCTCTTCTTACCCTTAGCTCCGCTTTGGATCCTAAGGATGCTTATAAATCCTTcaatatgaatgatatttgttgtattttggaaaaatattatcCTCTTGATTTCACTGAGCAAGAGAAAGTAATCTTGAAGTATCAGCTGCAACATTATAAGTAAAATGTTCCAAATCATCTGAAATTGCAAAATCTATCTGCAATATCTGATCTTTGTCAAGGATTACCAGAGACACATATGTCAAAGGTATATTTTCTTgttgataaattaatttattttctgttgacTCTTCCTGTTTCAACCGCAACTACAAAAAGAACATTTTCGGCTgtgaaaattgtgaaaataaggCTTCGCAACAAAATGGAGGATGAGTTTCTTACAGATAATCTTATTGTTTATATTGAGAGAGAGATTGTTGAAACTTTTGATTTAGACTCTATATTTAGTGATTTTATTTCCTTGAAAGAACATCATGCACAATTTTAAGTAATGATACGCTATTTCTTCTTAATTGTTAGAATACTGCttcttttgatttgattttttatatgcTTAAATCTATTGTCATGTTGGAATACTACTTCTTTTGAATcgattgtttatatgtttaaatcaatTGTTATATTGAAATACTAATTCTTTTAAATAGATTGgttatatgtttaaatcgattGTTACATAGCAACTCTAATGTTAGCTTCCCTCTCCCCCCCAACCCCCAACCTCCAAGATTAACATCCTGGCTCCGCTAATAAAGCTACTATTTTCTATTACTAATAAAGAACttaaataatagtacatataattGTTTCTGCTTTCAAATTCACTTTTTTTCTATTACCAATTTTTATTAGTCAATTATAACAAATATAAAACCtaccaaaattaacaattaaGCTTACTATTCTCTTTcaacaaaaaaggaaagaaatcccTGATTTCAAATGCCGGATTCCTACCTTTTTGCCAGCAATGAAAAATCTAGaacaatttattgaaaatatatgaaaatttattaacattttaattgaaagaatatgaaaattaataagaaaaatggaaaattaatgtgctaaaaattattaatatccaTATTATTGCTACCTTGATTCAGTCATCAAGAGCAACATGAAAGGGTCGAGGAGAATTTCAAAGCCGCCGCCGTATTGTCTTATTGTTACATTGTTGATGTTCTTCACCTTCGTTTGCTTGATTTTACATCAGTTTTCTTACAAATCAAACACCCACTCTCTTGTCCACCCACAACATGTAAGAAATATCTTCCCCCATTAGCTTGTTTTAAATgtcagatttttatttttatttttattttttatgtttgttgGTGTTTTAACTTCAGGATTTTGAAAGGAAAACTCTGCTGCAAGCATTAAGGAAAGCTTCAATGGCTGATAGAACAGTAATCCTGACTGTCGTTAACGGAAATTGGGCGAAACCGGCATCAATCCTGGACCTATTCCTCGAAAGCTTTCAAATTGGCGAAGGAACGAAACGCCTTTTAAACCATCTGCTTATCATTGCTGAAGATAGCCAAGCTTTTCAGTACTGCAATTCCAAGCATCCCCATTGTTTCCAACTCAAAAACTTCCCAAAGATACAACCAAGAACCCCAAGGAACCTCATGTTGAGTCCAAGCAGAGTAATTTTATTAACCCAAATTGTAGAATTGGGTTACCATGTTGCTTTCACTGTAAGTTTATAAGTTTTCTGAAAATTGTGATTATTTTAGCTTTTGAGGCAAGTTTAATTCTGGTTTAAGATTGCAGAATGCAGATGTAATGTGGCTGAGGAATCCATTGAGTAAACTTGTGCCTGATATCGAATTGTCAATCGCTTGTGAGCTTTATCTGATGGATGCTGAAACTTATGGTATCAGTGGAGGTGGAGGATTCTTTCATCTCAAAACCAACGAAAGAACTTACCAATTCATGAAAAACCTAAACTTAAAAAGGGTTTTGTACCCTGATTCTGAGCACCAATCCCTCTGCAAAGTTTCCGGGAACAATGGCTTCATCGACCTTATCAGAATTAAAGTTTCATATTTCAGTGAAGTGAATTTTGGTAGGCTGTCTGCCATGTGATTTGAATCAGATATATACCATACAAGCAAACTGCTGTGAAGACATTGATAGCAAGATCCATGATCTGAAGCTTGTTCTTGATGACTGGAGAAAGTTCAAAGAACTGTCTGCAAATAATGCTAGCTCGAAACGGTCGCCTTTATCGTGGAGAGCTCCACAGAAATGTATCGCGTGATTTCAATTCTCAGAAAGCCCCTGGGACAGGTTTTTGGCCCTCATGTAAGCTGTCCAGGTGAATCCAACAAATATGTTTCCGATCTTATAGCTTTTTACGGTAGACAAAATAGTATAGATTCAAACATTTTCCTATTCTAAACATCAAAAACCAAAACTCGATAAAGGTTGGTCAGTTGCCAATCATTGTATGGATTGTAACTTCACATAAATTGATAATTGTCCTGAGACATTACCTCAGTTTTAAGATTACATATCACAAGATGCCGAATATAATCCGACAAACAATGCAAGAAACCATCGATTTCATAAGCACCTACCTAACATGAATTCAATAAACACTAGGACTGAAACTATCCAAGAGATTCGTCAATAATGCTTTAAGCAATATGATTTTCAAGAGTTCGAGAACCGACTAACAGATTAGTTTTATACCTGCCATTGATTCAACAGATTTTACGAGTCTGTCCCATTTAAATTCCAACCAACCTATTTAACTCAACATGAAGCAGCAAGCTCCAATATATTTCTTTCATCGTGTGATCCACCACCAAAGTTGGAGAAGAAGACTCAGGCATACCTAAGAATAAGATTTCACACCTTCCTTTGCAACTCAACGAGTGAATGAgcaaaaagaaaaacgaaaaacataaacacaaatttCAACATATAACTGATACTAACTGCCTTAATAAGGTCAGGAAAATCATAGTGATGTATAAACTGCCTTGAAATCTATTAAGGAATGaacatttttactaaaaacatTTACAGGGTGAGGGTTCAACCAAGAACCAAAGATAAAGATTAGTAACTAAAAAGGCATGGCTAAATGTGATCAATAGGGAAAGTCTGCGTCGGGCATGTCCCAGTTATCTTCGTCATCCCCATCCTTCTTCTTTGACGATTCTTCTTGTTTGCTCGGTTGCGAGTATCT
This window of the Gossypium hirsutum isolate 1008001.06 chromosome A09, Gossypium_hirsutum_v2.1, whole genome shotgun sequence genome carries:
- the LOC107888856 gene encoding uncharacterized protein At1g28695, producing the protein MKGSRRISKPPPYCLIVTLLMFFTFVCLILHQFSYKSNTHSLVHPQHDFERKTLLQALRKASMADRTVILTVVNGNWAKPASILDLFLESFQIGEGTKRLLNHLLIIAEDSQAFQYCNSKHPHCFQLKNFPKIQPRTPRNLMLSPSRVILLTQIVELGYHVAFTNADVMWLRNPLSKLVPDIELSIACELYLMDAETYGISGGGGFFHLKTNERTYQFMKNLNLKRVLYPDSEHQSLCKVSGNNGFIDLIRIKVSYFSENQIYTIQANCCEDIDSKIHDLKLVLDDWRKFKELSANNASSKRSPLSWRAPQKCIA